A stretch of the Streptosporangium sp. NBC_01755 genome encodes the following:
- a CDS encoding XdhC family protein, translating into MRDVLSQVLRWWETGETFGLATVVDTFRSAPRPPGASMAVLGNEAEGSVSGGCVEGAVYELAQEVVSSGTPVLQRYGVSDDDAFSVGLTCGGILDVFVEPVSRETFPELGSVAASVLGHEPVAVATVLSGPGTVGTRRVIWPDRSSGSLGGSRLNEAVDDDVRGMLAQGLTGVRRYGARGERRLDELSVFVQSFAPPPRMLVFGAIDFAAAVARIGKFLGYHVVVCDARPVFTTAKRFPEADEVIVKWPHDYLTSTTVDERTAICVLTHDPKFDVPLLEVALRTPAGYVGAMGSRRTHEDRLARLAQAGLGEAELKRLRSPIGLDLGARTPEETAVSIAAELIQLRWGGSGRPLTGGSGRIHGDGPVHGAGPVHGDGPGA; encoded by the coding sequence GTGCGTGATGTTCTGTCGCAGGTCCTGCGCTGGTGGGAGACAGGAGAGACGTTCGGCCTGGCCACCGTGGTCGACACCTTCCGCAGCGCCCCCCGGCCGCCGGGGGCGTCCATGGCGGTGCTCGGTAACGAGGCGGAGGGCAGCGTCTCGGGCGGCTGCGTCGAGGGAGCCGTCTACGAGCTGGCCCAGGAGGTGGTCTCCTCCGGCACACCCGTCCTGCAGCGGTACGGCGTGAGCGACGACGACGCCTTCTCCGTCGGCCTGACCTGCGGCGGCATCCTGGACGTGTTCGTCGAACCGGTCTCCAGAGAGACCTTCCCCGAGCTGGGCTCGGTCGCCGCCTCGGTGCTCGGGCACGAGCCGGTGGCGGTGGCGACGGTTCTGTCCGGGCCGGGCACGGTGGGTACCCGCCGGGTGATCTGGCCGGACCGTTCCTCGGGCTCGCTGGGGGGGAGCCGGCTGAACGAGGCGGTGGACGACGACGTACGGGGCATGCTGGCGCAGGGGCTGACGGGCGTCCGCAGGTACGGGGCCCGGGGGGAGCGGCGGCTCGACGAGCTGTCGGTCTTCGTCCAGTCCTTTGCGCCGCCGCCCCGGATGCTGGTCTTCGGCGCGATCGACTTCGCCGCCGCGGTCGCCAGGATCGGCAAGTTCCTCGGCTACCACGTGGTCGTGTGCGACGCCCGGCCGGTCTTCACCACGGCCAAGCGCTTCCCCGAGGCCGACGAGGTGATCGTCAAGTGGCCGCACGACTACCTCACCTCGACCACCGTGGACGAGCGGACCGCGATCTGCGTGCTCACCCACGACCCCAAGTTCGACGTCCCCCTGCTGGAGGTGGCCCTGCGCACCCCGGCGGGCTATGTCGGCGCCATGGGATCGCGCCGCACGCACGAGGACCGGCTGGCCCGGCTCGCGCAGGCGGGGCTGGGGGAGGCCGAGCTGAAACGGCTCCGCTCGCCGATCGGCCTGGACCTGGGGGCGCGTACGCCCGAGGAGACCGCGGTCTCCATCGCCGCCGAGCTGATCCAGCTGCGCTGGGGCGGCTCGGGCCGGCCATTGACCGGCGGCTCCGGCCGGATCCACGGCGATGGCCCGGTTCACGGTGCCGGCCCGGTTCACGGTGATGGACCCGGCGCATGA
- a CDS encoding nucleotidyltransferase family protein encodes MSTAGEVPGETTEEGSAGTASAGLLLAAGSGSRLGTPKALVEFGGERLVDRGVRVLRDGGCRPVVVVLGAAAVRVPGAVTVRNPEWSSGMGSSLRAGLGAIPVTAEHVVITLVDQPFVGPAAVERLIQAARQGASVAVATYGGARRNPVLIAREHFEEVFRLATGDAGARPFLKAHPELVVAVRCDDVADPADIDTPADLLALQARSDLAARAARPR; translated from the coding sequence ATGAGTACGGCCGGAGAGGTGCCGGGGGAAACCACCGAGGAGGGATCCGCGGGAACGGCGAGCGCGGGGCTGCTGCTGGCCGCCGGGTCCGGCTCGCGGCTCGGCACGCCGAAGGCACTGGTGGAGTTCGGCGGGGAGCGGCTGGTGGACCGGGGGGTCAGGGTGCTCCGGGACGGCGGCTGCCGGCCCGTGGTCGTGGTGCTCGGGGCGGCCGCCGTCCGGGTGCCGGGGGCAGTGACCGTCCGCAACCCGGAGTGGAGTTCGGGGATGGGCTCCTCGCTCAGGGCCGGTCTGGGCGCGATCCCCGTCACCGCCGAGCATGTGGTGATCACCCTGGTGGACCAGCCGTTCGTCGGCCCGGCGGCGGTGGAGCGGCTCATCCAGGCCGCGCGGCAGGGCGCCTCGGTCGCCGTCGCCACCTACGGCGGGGCGCGGCGGAACCCGGTGCTGATCGCCAGGGAGCACTTCGAGGAGGTCTTCCGGCTCGCGACCGGCGACGCCGGAGCCCGCCCGTTCCTGAAGGCCCATCCCGAGCTGGTCGTCGCGGTCCGCTGCGACGATGTGGCGGACCCCGCCGACATCGACACCCCGGCGGACCTGCTGGCGTTACAGGCCCGTTCCGACCTCGCCGCCCGAGCCGCCCGACCCCGCTGA
- a CDS encoding endonuclease/exonuclease/phosphatase family protein, whose protein sequence is MLRRSIVVVAGVLALTLGGHRLLPELGGFTPVLESLLPWLGVAVPVLLVCALATRSWQVIFAALLPATVWGLMFGPALLRSPPGGPSDLSVATLNVGAANADSAEAVRSVSKGRDLVAVQELTPGGPAAKVLDDRFPHRYRIATVGLWSRFPIAEARKADIGLDWARALRAVVVTPKGRLTVYVMHLASARPGHTAQRDETLAHARKMIDRDDSARLLLLGDLNTATTDRKRSGLVPPLSDAQQEAGTGFGFTWPASFPVTRPDHILYRGLTATGAGVERAAGSDHRAAVASLRLSPQRSDEPDK, encoded by the coding sequence GTGCTGAGGCGATCGATCGTCGTGGTGGCGGGAGTGCTGGCCCTGACCCTCGGAGGGCACCGGCTCCTACCGGAGCTGGGCGGATTCACCCCCGTGCTGGAGAGCCTCCTTCCCTGGCTCGGCGTCGCCGTACCCGTCCTGCTGGTCTGCGCGCTGGCCACCCGCTCGTGGCAGGTGATCTTCGCGGCACTGCTCCCGGCGACCGTCTGGGGCCTCATGTTCGGCCCGGCGCTGCTGCGCAGCCCGCCCGGCGGCCCCAGCGACCTGTCGGTCGCCACGCTCAACGTGGGCGCGGCGAACGCCGACTCGGCCGAGGCCGTACGGTCGGTCTCCAAGGGCCGTGACCTGGTCGCGGTGCAGGAGCTGACCCCCGGAGGCCCGGCGGCGAAGGTCCTCGACGACCGCTTCCCCCACCGCTACCGGATCGCCACGGTCGGCCTGTGGAGCCGATTCCCGATCGCCGAGGCCCGCAAGGCCGACATCGGCCTCGACTGGGCGCGGGCGCTTCGGGCCGTGGTCGTGACCCCCAAGGGGAGGCTGACCGTTTACGTCATGCACCTCGCCTCCGCCCGGCCGGGCCATACCGCGCAGCGTGACGAGACCCTCGCCCACGCCCGCAAGATGATCGACAGGGACGACAGCGCGCGTCTGCTCCTGCTCGGCGACCTCAACACCGCCACCACCGACCGCAAGCGCTCCGGCCTGGTGCCGCCGCTGTCGGACGCCCAGCAGGAGGCCGGTACGGGGTTCGGCTTCACCTGGCCCGCGTCCTTCCCCGTCACCCGCCCCGACCACATCCTCTACCGCGGCCTGACCGCCACCGGCGCGGGCGTCGAGCGGGCCGCGGGCAGCGACCACCGCGCCGCCGTCGCCTCGCTGCGCCTGAGCCCACAGAGATCAGACGAACCAGATAAATAA
- a CDS encoding LLM class F420-dependent oxidoreductase: protein MRIGMALSYSGGFKETVAELADYEKAGLDIVFVAEAYSFDAVSQMGYIAAKTERLQIASGILPIYSRTPALLAMTAAGLDYVSDGRFTLGLGASGPQVIEGFHGVPYNAPLGRTREVIEICRQVWRRERLNYEGRHYTVPLPAGQGTGLGKPLKLINHPLRDRIPVVIAAIGPKNVELAAELAEGWEPIFYMPEKAADVWGASLAAGRAKRDPALGELDVIAQASLAIGDDVSDWLELGRPMAALYIGGMGAKGKNFYNDLARRYGYEKEAEQIQNLYLDGKKDEAAALVPQELLEKMSLIGSEGHVRERLQAMRESGVTTINVAPLGRTHEERVRLIEKVRGLAS, encoded by the coding sequence ATGCGTATCGGTATGGCCCTGAGCTACTCGGGGGGCTTCAAGGAGACGGTGGCCGAACTGGCCGACTACGAAAAGGCCGGTCTCGACATCGTCTTCGTCGCCGAGGCCTACAGCTTCGACGCGGTCAGCCAGATGGGCTACATCGCGGCCAAGACCGAGAGGCTGCAGATCGCCTCCGGCATCCTGCCGATCTACTCCCGGACCCCGGCCCTGCTGGCCATGACCGCGGCGGGTCTGGACTACGTCTCCGACGGCCGCTTCACCCTCGGCCTGGGCGCCTCGGGGCCGCAGGTCATCGAGGGCTTCCACGGTGTCCCGTACAACGCCCCGCTCGGACGCACCCGCGAGGTCATCGAGATCTGCCGTCAGGTGTGGCGGCGTGAGCGCCTGAACTACGAGGGCAGGCACTACACCGTGCCGCTCCCCGCGGGCCAGGGGACCGGCCTCGGCAAGCCGCTGAAGCTCATCAACCACCCGCTCCGCGACCGCATCCCCGTCGTGATCGCCGCCATCGGCCCCAAGAACGTCGAGCTGGCCGCCGAGCTGGCCGAGGGCTGGGAGCCGATCTTCTACATGCCGGAGAAGGCCGCCGACGTCTGGGGCGCCTCCCTGGCGGCGGGCCGGGCCAAGCGGGACCCGGCCCTGGGCGAGCTGGACGTGATCGCCCAGGCATCGCTGGCCATCGGCGACGACGTCTCGGACTGGCTGGAGCTGGGCCGCCCGATGGCCGCCCTCTACATCGGCGGCATGGGCGCCAAGGGCAAGAACTTCTACAACGACCTCGCCCGCCGCTACGGCTACGAGAAGGAGGCCGAGCAGATCCAGAATCTCTACCTCGACGGCAAGAAGGACGAGGCCGCCGCGCTCGTCCCACAGGAGCTGCTGGAGAAGATGTCCCTGATCGGCTCCGAGGGGCACGTCCGCGAGCGCCTCCAGGCGATGCGGGAGTCGGGCGTCACGACGATCAACGTCGCCCCGCTCGGCCGTACGCACGAGGAGCGCGTCCGGCTCATCGAGAAGGTCAGGGGCCTCGCGTCCTGA
- a CDS encoding M24 family metallopeptidase, with translation MSLTHALRRERLTTLLAAHEADAILVTHGVNVRYLTGLDSSNAAVLVRADTAATLATDSRYFETARRVCSGIEVIEERDVAGALATLAGRVAVEADHMPVADYFRLGGDLPRLSGLVESVRQIKDEAEIDLIRTACELTDRAFAEVLPELRPGLTEKEVARALERRMVESGADGLAFESIVASGPNGAIPHHSPSDRPLERGDLVTMDFGALYRGYHADMTRTVAIGEPAGWQRELYDLVRASQRAGRRAVRIGAAFHEVDAAARDLIAEAGYGEFFKHGLGHGVGLEIHELPFLSPRKPEPDHEHARIEDRVPVTVEPGVYLPGKGGVRIEDTLVARDGGPELLTRTTKELLVL, from the coding sequence ATGAGCCTCACCCATGCCCTGCGCCGTGAGCGTCTGACCACCCTGCTCGCCGCTCACGAGGCGGACGCGATCCTGGTCACCCACGGCGTCAACGTGCGCTACCTGACCGGCCTGGACAGTTCCAACGCGGCCGTGCTCGTCCGGGCCGACACCGCTGCCACGCTGGCCACCGACTCGCGCTACTTCGAGACCGCCCGGAGGGTCTGCTCGGGCATCGAGGTGATCGAGGAACGCGACGTCGCCGGAGCCCTGGCCACGCTGGCCGGCCGGGTCGCCGTCGAGGCCGACCACATGCCCGTCGCCGACTACTTCCGGCTGGGCGGGGACCTGCCGCGCCTGTCCGGGCTGGTGGAGTCGGTGCGCCAGATCAAGGACGAGGCCGAGATCGATCTCATCCGCACCGCGTGCGAGCTCACGGACCGGGCCTTCGCCGAGGTCCTGCCCGAACTGCGTCCGGGGCTGACCGAGAAGGAGGTCGCCAGGGCGCTGGAGCGCCGGATGGTCGAGTCGGGCGCGGACGGACTCGCCTTCGAGTCGATCGTCGCGAGCGGGCCCAACGGCGCGATCCCGCACCACTCGCCCTCGGACCGGCCGCTGGAGCGTGGAGACCTGGTCACCATGGACTTCGGGGCGCTGTACCGGGGCTACCACGCCGACATGACCAGAACCGTGGCGATCGGCGAGCCCGCCGGTTGGCAGCGCGAGCTGTACGACCTGGTCCGAGCCTCCCAGCGGGCCGGCCGCCGGGCCGTGCGGATCGGCGCGGCATTCCACGAGGTGGACGCCGCAGCCCGCGACCTGATCGCCGAGGCGGGATACGGGGAGTTCTTCAAGCACGGTCTCGGTCACGGAGTCGGGCTGGAGATCCACGAGTTGCCGTTCCTGTCTCCGCGAAAGCCAGAGCCTGACCACGAGCACGCTAGAATAGAGGACCGAGTTCCGGTCACGGTTGAACCCGGGGTATATCTTCCCGGCAAGGGTGGTGTCCGCATCGAGGACACGCTCGTGGCGCGTGATGGCGGGCCGGAACTTCTCACCCGGACGACCAAAGAGCTGCTCGTCCTCTAA
- the efp gene encoding elongation factor P, which produces MATTNDLKNGLVLKLDGGELWAVVEFQHVKPGKGGAFVRTKLKNVLSGKVVDKTFNAGVKVEVANVDKREMQFSYMDGDDYVFMDTETYDMLHVTRAAVGDSANYLLENMLATVAINEGNVLYVDLPAAVELIVAETEPGLQGDRSTGGTKPAKLETGAEIKVPLFITTGEKVKVDTRTGDYLGRA; this is translated from the coding sequence GTGGCGACGACGAACGACCTCAAGAACGGCCTGGTGCTCAAGCTCGACGGCGGTGAGCTCTGGGCTGTCGTGGAGTTCCAGCACGTCAAGCCGGGCAAGGGCGGCGCGTTCGTCCGCACCAAGCTCAAGAACGTGCTATCGGGCAAGGTCGTCGACAAGACCTTCAACGCGGGTGTCAAGGTCGAGGTGGCCAACGTCGACAAGCGCGAGATGCAGTTCTCGTACATGGACGGCGACGACTACGTCTTCATGGACACCGAGACCTACGACATGCTCCACGTCACCAGGGCCGCGGTCGGCGACTCCGCCAACTACCTGCTGGAGAACATGCTGGCCACCGTGGCGATCAACGAGGGCAACGTCCTCTACGTCGACCTGCCCGCGGCCGTCGAGCTGATCGTCGCGGAGACCGAGCCCGGCCTTCAGGGCGACCGCTCCACCGGCGGCACCAAGCCCGCCAAGCTGGAGACCGGCGCCGAGATCAAGGTGCCGCTGTTCATCACCACCGGCGAGAAGGTCAAGGTCGACACCCGCACCGGCGATTATCTCGGCCGCGCCTGA
- the nusB gene encoding transcription antitermination factor NusB, translating to MSARGKARRRALDILFEAEARNEDPLSVLAERLERAEPPVNEYTSTIVEGVCRHRSRIDELITTYADGWTLDRMPAVDRNLLRGGTYELLWMPDVPEGVVISEWVSLASELSTDESPQFVNGLMARFKQLKPSLTL from the coding sequence ATGTCGGCACGTGGTAAGGCGCGCAGGCGCGCGCTGGACATCCTCTTCGAGGCGGAGGCCCGGAACGAGGACCCGCTCAGCGTTCTCGCCGAGCGTCTGGAGCGGGCCGAGCCGCCCGTCAACGAATACACCTCGACGATCGTCGAAGGCGTGTGCCGGCACCGGTCGCGCATCGACGAGCTGATCACCACCTACGCCGACGGCTGGACGCTCGACCGCATGCCCGCGGTCGACCGCAACCTCCTGCGTGGCGGCACCTACGAGCTGCTGTGGATGCCCGACGTCCCCGAGGGCGTCGTCATCAGCGAATGGGTCAGCCTGGCCTCGGAGCTGTCGACCGACGAGTCGCCGCAGTTCGTCAACGGTCTGATGGCCCGGTTCAAGCAGCTCAAGCCGTCCCTGACGCTCTAG
- a CDS encoding class I SAM-dependent methyltransferase — MHAVGISRHAGTPAVRTAVVWDVLSAVLVERVAATGRDRLDIVDAGGGTGGFAVPLAEKGHAVTVVDPSPDSLAALERRAAEAGVEVRALQGDAADLGDLLPGGGTDLVLCHSVLEYVEDPIGAVRAMAGLLREGGVISVLAANPLAAALHRAFAGRFDEARQVLDDPEGRWGDRDPTPRRFTREALERLLVTTGFAPGEVHGVRIFADLVPSRLLDGEPGAARALVTLEQAAAAHPVLRDIATQLHVLGHR; from the coding sequence TTGCACGCCGTAGGCATCTCACGGCACGCAGGCACCCCGGCGGTCCGCACCGCGGTCGTATGGGACGTCCTGAGCGCCGTGCTGGTCGAACGGGTGGCCGCGACGGGCCGTGATCGGCTCGACATCGTCGACGCCGGGGGTGGCACGGGTGGTTTCGCCGTTCCCCTGGCCGAGAAGGGCCACGCCGTGACGGTCGTCGACCCCAGCCCCGACTCGCTCGCCGCGCTGGAGCGCCGCGCGGCCGAGGCGGGGGTGGAGGTGCGCGCCCTGCAGGGCGACGCCGCGGACCTGGGGGATCTGCTCCCGGGCGGCGGCACCGACCTGGTGCTCTGCCACAGCGTGCTGGAGTACGTGGAGGACCCGATCGGCGCGGTGAGGGCCATGGCCGGCCTGCTGCGCGAGGGCGGCGTGATCAGCGTGCTCGCCGCGAACCCGCTCGCCGCCGCGCTGCACCGTGCCTTCGCCGGCCGCTTCGACGAGGCCCGCCAGGTCCTGGACGACCCCGAGGGCCGTTGGGGCGACCGCGACCCCACACCCAGGCGCTTCACCCGCGAGGCACTGGAGCGGCTTCTCGTCACGACGGGCTTCGCGCCCGGCGAGGTTCACGGCGTGCGGATCTTCGCCGACCTGGTGCCCAGCAGGCTGCTCGACGGCGAACCCGGAGCCGCGCGCGCCCTGGTCACCCTGGAGCAGGCGGCGGCGGCGCACCCGGTGCTCCGCGACATCGCGACCCAGCTGCACGTGCTTGGCCACCGGTGA
- the dinB gene encoding DNA polymerase IV encodes MPRPESDLGTDDTGCPILHVDMDAFYAGVELRERPELRGTPVIIGAPGARGVVLSATYEARRFGVHSAMPMTRARRLCPHAVIIPPSRGKYAEVSRRVMEIFQTFTPEVEPIASDEAFLDVGGARKRLGPPAAIARMIREQVVREQGVTCSVGVAGSKFVAKLASRHCKPDGLFVVPADRVVDFLHPLPVAALWGVGEHTERSLARLGIKTVGDLAGVPVDTLRRELGQAAGTHLAALAWGRDERPVTPHVPDKSIGAEETFATDIADPVEIRRELLRLSERVAARLRQGGSVGRTVSVKLRRADFTTLSRSRSLREPTDVAKILYDVACALYTDSGLENVQLRLVGVRVENLSPADGASRQLGLGERETGWREAEQAMDRAARRFGHNAVLPASLVRPPFDGIDP; translated from the coding sequence ATGCCGCGCCCGGAGTCGGATCTGGGGACGGACGACACCGGCTGCCCGATCCTCCATGTCGACATGGACGCCTTCTACGCCGGTGTCGAACTGCGCGAGCGCCCTGAGCTCCGGGGCACCCCCGTCATCATCGGCGCGCCCGGCGCGCGCGGGGTGGTGCTCAGCGCCACCTACGAGGCCCGGAGATTCGGGGTGCACTCGGCCATGCCCATGACCCGGGCCCGACGGCTCTGCCCCCACGCCGTGATCATCCCGCCGAGCCGCGGCAAGTACGCGGAGGTCTCCCGGCGTGTCATGGAGATCTTCCAAACCTTCACCCCCGAGGTCGAGCCGATAGCCTCCGACGAGGCGTTCCTCGATGTCGGCGGGGCACGCAAACGTCTCGGCCCCCCGGCGGCGATCGCCCGGATGATCCGCGAACAGGTCGTGCGCGAGCAGGGTGTCACCTGTTCCGTCGGAGTCGCAGGCAGCAAGTTCGTGGCAAAGCTCGCCTCGCGCCACTGCAAGCCGGACGGGCTGTTCGTGGTTCCCGCCGACAGGGTGGTCGACTTCCTGCACCCGCTCCCCGTGGCGGCGCTGTGGGGCGTCGGGGAGCACACCGAGCGGTCACTGGCCCGGCTCGGTATCAAGACGGTCGGCGATCTCGCCGGGGTCCCGGTGGACACGCTCCGGCGCGAGCTGGGCCAGGCGGCGGGCACGCACCTCGCGGCGCTGGCCTGGGGGCGTGACGAGCGCCCCGTGACCCCGCACGTTCCCGACAAGAGCATCGGCGCGGAAGAGACATTCGCCACAGACATCGCCGACCCCGTGGAGATCCGCAGGGAGCTGCTCCGGCTCTCCGAGCGGGTCGCGGCCAGGCTCAGGCAGGGAGGCAGCGTCGGCCGCACGGTCAGCGTCAAGCTCCGCCGCGCCGACTTCACCACTCTGTCCCGCTCCCGGAGCCTGCGCGAGCCCACAGACGTCGCCAAGATCCTGTACGACGTCGCCTGCGCCCTCTACACCGACTCCGGTCTGGAGAACGTCCAGCTGAGGCTGGTCGGAGTGCGGGTGGAGAACCTCAGCCCGGCCGACGGGGCGAGCAGGCAGCTCGGCCTCGGAGAGCGTGAGACGGGCTGGCGGGAGGCCGAGCAGGCGATGGACAGGGCCGCCCGCAGATTCGGTCACAATGCGGTGCTCCCGGCCTCCCTTGTTCGCCCGCCGTTTGATGGAATAGATCCATGA
- a CDS encoding DUF3040 domain-containing protein: MPLSEHEQRLLDQIEQALYAEDPKWANTVRISDPRSHYRRRLVKASIGFILGVVLLMVGVVIINIPLGVGGFVVMLAACLWGLSSWKRMNGFGEAGAAVPSDQPRGRGGRRGGSRQSFMERMEERWRRRTDEH; encoded by the coding sequence GTGCCGCTCTCTGAGCACGAGCAGCGCTTGCTCGACCAGATCGAGCAGGCACTCTACGCCGAGGACCCGAAGTGGGCCAATACCGTCAGGATCAGTGATCCCCGCAGCCACTACAGGCGTCGCCTGGTGAAGGCCTCCATCGGCTTCATCCTGGGCGTCGTTCTGCTGATGGTCGGCGTTGTGATCATCAACATCCCGCTCGGCGTCGGCGGTTTCGTGGTCATGCTCGCCGCGTGTCTGTGGGGTCTGTCCAGCTGGAAGAGGATGAACGGGTTCGGTGAGGCCGGCGCGGCCGTGCCGTCCGATCAGCCGCGAGGCAGGGGGGGACGCCGCGGCGGCTCCCGCCAGAGCTTCATGGAACGCATGGAGGAGCGCTGGCGCCGTCGTACCGACGAGCACTAG
- a CDS encoding transglutaminase TgpA family protein, with protein MRLSIASGVATGAVAIALYPLFQGGAWFWTSLGVIGVVTGIGVLAGRYRLPGWLVPLAQVLAVWIYLTAVFAGDEAWAKLVPTEDSVLALAKLLETGFADIQRFAAPVPDSDGIVLLTCGGVGLIVISVDLLAARLRRAALTGLPLLVLFTVPAAVVAEPISWPAFIIGALGYLGVLVADGRERVSHWGRAVLVRRTSSFTVTRPSSDSGTLRLSGRRIGFAAIALAVLLPALLPTLEPDPLFSFGVGNGKGGGNSISIPNPMVNLRGQLSLPENSTVLTYTVSDGAPRYLRMYSLDIFDGEQWTMSEPRGRPEDRTSDAPMPPPPGQDASVPVTPATLDITVSEQVRRLSFLPMPYPASRVTVEGDWRPDRDTLMVFSTRNTAEGLTYQVVTAEPEPTAEALKATGPAAPAIRERYLELPESLPGEIRELAARVTKRGSSQYEQAIQLQEFFTGKGGFTYSLATQGHDGPALTDFLIRNRTGYCEQFAASMAVLARVLGIPARVAIGYTGGGNLSGQWQVRTHDSHAWPELYFEGTGWLRFEPTPTGGAGQGSATVPSYTRPEVTPATPEEPITAPSASPDDSDIPGGAAAGRRDRTLDPDFGGVPIALDEGMPPAAWIGIGILTALLVALIPAMIRWQLRARRGRYHARRSGDPGGEDPTGATPLRAFRRESAVMASWAELDDALCDYGMSRQASESPRALAGRLTEQYGFEPEAAAALGRITSAVERMLYARTSGETGVLREDLRSVRRALAATVTRGRRIRAVLLPPSTLLRMRRLGGRALDGFDRLENIRFRRPAGKGA; from the coding sequence ATGAGACTTTCCATCGCGTCGGGCGTGGCCACGGGAGCGGTCGCGATCGCGCTCTACCCCCTCTTCCAGGGCGGCGCCTGGTTCTGGACGAGCCTCGGCGTGATCGGTGTCGTGACCGGGATCGGCGTGCTGGCCGGCCGCTACAGGCTGCCCGGCTGGCTGGTGCCGCTCGCCCAGGTGCTCGCGGTCTGGATCTACCTGACCGCGGTGTTCGCCGGCGACGAGGCGTGGGCGAAGCTGGTGCCCACCGAGGACTCGGTCCTCGCGCTGGCCAAGCTGCTGGAGACGGGCTTCGCCGACATCCAGCGGTTCGCCGCCCCCGTGCCGGACAGCGACGGAATCGTCCTGCTCACCTGCGGTGGCGTCGGCCTGATCGTGATCTCCGTCGACCTGCTGGCCGCGCGACTGCGCAGGGCGGCCCTCACCGGGCTGCCGCTGCTGGTGCTGTTCACCGTCCCGGCGGCGGTGGTCGCCGAGCCGATCAGCTGGCCGGCCTTCATCATCGGTGCCCTGGGCTATCTCGGGGTGCTCGTCGCCGACGGGCGGGAGCGGGTCAGCCACTGGGGCCGGGCGGTGCTGGTGCGCCGCACGTCGTCCTTCACCGTCACGCGCCCCTCCTCCGACTCCGGGACGCTACGGCTGTCGGGCAGGCGCATCGGCTTCGCCGCGATCGCGCTGGCCGTCCTGTTGCCCGCGCTGCTCCCCACCCTGGAGCCCGACCCGCTGTTCTCGTTCGGCGTGGGCAACGGCAAGGGCGGCGGCAACTCGATCAGCATCCCGAACCCCATGGTCAACCTGCGCGGCCAGCTCTCGCTGCCGGAGAACTCCACGGTGCTGACCTACACGGTCAGCGACGGCGCGCCGCGTTACCTGCGGATGTACTCCCTGGACATCTTCGACGGCGAGCAGTGGACGATGTCGGAGCCCAGGGGCCGCCCCGAGGACCGGACCTCCGACGCACCGATGCCACCGCCCCCCGGCCAGGACGCGAGCGTGCCCGTCACGCCGGCGACCCTCGACATCACGGTGAGCGAGCAGGTCAGGAGGCTGAGCTTCCTGCCGATGCCCTATCCCGCGTCCAGGGTCACGGTGGAGGGCGACTGGCGGCCCGACCGCGACACGCTCATGGTCTTCTCCACCAGGAACACCGCCGAGGGCCTGACCTACCAGGTGGTCACCGCCGAGCCCGAGCCCACGGCGGAGGCGCTCAAGGCGACGGGTCCGGCTGCCCCGGCGATCAGGGAGCGGTACCTGGAGCTGCCGGAGAGCCTTCCCGGGGAGATCAGGGAACTGGCCGCGCGGGTGACCAAGCGCGGCTCCAGCCAGTACGAGCAGGCGATCCAGCTGCAGGAGTTCTTCACCGGCAAGGGCGGGTTCACCTACAGCCTGGCCACCCAGGGACACGACGGCCCGGCGCTGACCGACTTCCTGATCCGCAACAGGACCGGCTACTGCGAGCAGTTCGCCGCCTCCATGGCGGTGCTGGCACGCGTCCTGGGCATCCCCGCCCGGGTCGCCATCGGCTACACCGGCGGCGGCAACCTCTCCGGGCAGTGGCAGGTGCGCACCCATGACTCGCATGCCTGGCCCGAGCTGTACTTCGAGGGAACCGGGTGGCTCCGCTTCGAGCCCACGCCGACGGGCGGGGCGGGCCAGGGCAGTGCGACGGTGCCGTCCTACACCCGGCCCGAGGTGACACCGGCCACCCCCGAAGAGCCGATCACGGCCCCGTCGGCGAGCCCCGATGACTCCGACATTCCCGGCGGAGCGGCGGCCGGCCGCCGTGACCGGACGCTCGACCCCGACTTCGGCGGCGTGCCGATCGCGCTGGACGAGGGCATGCCGCCGGCCGCGTGGATCGGCATCGGGATCCTGACAGCGCTGCTGGTCGCGCTGATCCCGGCGATGATCCGCTGGCAGTTGCGGGCCCGCCGCGGCAGGTACCACGCCCGACGGTCCGGGGATCCCGGCGGCGAGGATCCGACCGGCGCCACGCCACTCAGAGCCTTCCGGCGGGAGTCGGCGGTGATGGCGTCCTGGGCCGAACTGGACGACGCGTTGTGCGACTACGGAATGTCACGACAGGCGAGTGAGAGCCCGCGCGCGCTGGCCGGGCGGCTGACGGAGCAGTACGGGTTCGAACCGGAGGCCGCCGCCGCGCTGGGGAGGATCACCTCGGCGGTGGAGCGGATGCTCTACGCCAGGACCTCGGGTGAGACCGGCGTGCTCCGCGAGGACCTGCGGAGCGTGCGGCGGGCGCTGGCCGCCACCGTGACCCGCGGCAGGCGGATCAGGGCTGTGCTGCTGCCGCCCTCCACGCTCCTGCGGATGCGGAGGCTCGGCGGGCGGGCGCTGGACGGCTTCGACCGGCTGGAGAACATCCGGTTCCGCAGACCGGCCGGGAAGGGCGCCTGA